Proteins encoded in a region of the Planococcus shixiaomingii genome:
- the sucC gene encoding ADP-forming succinate--CoA ligase subunit beta — MNIHEYQGKQILKQYGVAVPEGYVAFSPEEAVKAAKELGTDVVVVKAQIHAGGRGKAGGVKLAKSLDEVRTYSKELLGKVLVTHQTGPEGKEVKRLYIEAGSDIQKEYYLGLVLDRETSRVTLMGSEEGGMDIEEVAANNPERLFYEEIDPVIGLTGFQARRMAFNINIPAKLVNKASKLMLGLYQAYVDTDAAIVEINPLVVTGDGQVVALDAKFNFDANSLYRHPHIMEMRDYDEEDAKEIEASKYDLSYISLDGNIGCMVNGAGLAMATMDTINYYGGSPANFLDVGGGATAEKVTEAFKIILSDKNVKGIFVNIFGGIMKCDIIAEGVIQAAKEVSLSVPLVVRLEGTNVELGKKLLNESGLDIVAAGTMAEGAKKIVELVG, encoded by the coding sequence ATGAATATCCATGAATATCAGGGTAAACAAATCCTTAAACAATATGGAGTAGCGGTTCCTGAAGGCTATGTTGCTTTTTCTCCGGAAGAAGCGGTTAAAGCGGCTAAAGAACTTGGTACTGATGTTGTTGTGGTGAAAGCCCAAATCCACGCAGGTGGCCGAGGAAAAGCAGGCGGAGTCAAACTTGCTAAAAGTTTGGACGAAGTGCGTACATATTCAAAAGAGCTTCTAGGGAAAGTGCTCGTTACGCACCAGACTGGTCCTGAAGGCAAAGAAGTTAAACGTTTGTACATCGAAGCAGGAAGCGACATCCAAAAAGAATACTACTTAGGATTGGTTCTAGACCGTGAAACTTCTCGCGTGACTCTTATGGGGTCTGAAGAAGGCGGAATGGACATCGAAGAAGTAGCAGCTAATAACCCGGAGCGTCTTTTCTATGAAGAAATTGATCCGGTTATCGGTTTGACTGGTTTCCAGGCGCGCCGTATGGCATTCAACATAAACATCCCGGCTAAACTGGTCAACAAAGCTTCAAAACTAATGCTTGGATTGTATCAGGCATATGTTGATACAGATGCAGCAATCGTAGAAATCAACCCTCTAGTTGTAACTGGAGACGGACAAGTTGTGGCATTGGATGCGAAATTCAACTTCGATGCAAACTCTTTATACCGTCACCCACACATCATGGAAATGCGCGACTACGACGAAGAAGATGCAAAAGAAATCGAAGCTTCCAAGTATGACTTGAGCTACATTTCTTTAGACGGGAACATCGGCTGTATGGTTAACGGCGCCGGACTTGCTATGGCAACTATGGATACGATCAACTACTACGGCGGATCACCCGCTAACTTCCTTGACGTTGGGGGCGGTGCCACTGCTGAGAAAGTAACGGAAGCTTTCAAAATCATTCTTTCTGACAAGAATGTAAAAGGAATTTTCGTTAACATTTTCGGCGGTATCATGAAGTGCGATATCATTGCAGAAGGCGTTATCCAAGCTGCTAAAGAAGTTAGCTTGAGCGTACCTCTTGTGGTTCGTCTTGAAGGAACAAACGTAGAACTAGGTAAAAAACTGCTGAACGAATCAGGTCTTGATATTGTCGCAGCCGGTACTATGGCAGAAGGCGCTAAAAAGATCGTAGAACTTGTAGGCTAA
- a CDS encoding ribonuclease HII gives MKTIKDIREKLKMADEWESWMEELHQDERKSVQTLLNQWNKKKRLADGLISNHQSKMEFDKSFKEHPESLVAGIDEAGRGPLAGPVVTAAVILPEDCSLLVGLDDSKKLSKEKREAFAELIRELAISYSVHVQSPEEIDRQNIYRATKTSMTEAAMSLDPQPSVILADAMKLEVPIPCESIIKGDAKSLAIAAASILAKTGRDAIMDAYAETYPVYGFAKHAGYGTPEHVEALRKYGPCPIHRKTFEPVKSLLQESR, from the coding sequence ATGAAGACCATAAAAGACATTAGAGAAAAGCTGAAAATGGCCGATGAATGGGAATCATGGATGGAAGAATTGCATCAAGATGAACGGAAAAGTGTGCAAACTCTGCTGAATCAGTGGAACAAGAAAAAAAGACTGGCCGATGGACTGATCAGTAATCACCAATCAAAAATGGAATTCGACAAATCGTTTAAGGAGCATCCGGAAAGCCTGGTGGCTGGCATAGATGAAGCAGGAAGAGGGCCATTAGCGGGTCCGGTCGTCACAGCGGCTGTCATTTTACCGGAGGACTGTTCATTGCTCGTCGGACTGGATGACTCTAAAAAGTTGTCTAAAGAAAAGCGGGAAGCATTTGCTGAACTAATCCGAGAACTGGCTATCAGCTATTCTGTCCATGTTCAATCGCCAGAAGAAATCGACCGCCAAAATATTTACCGCGCAACCAAAACGTCAATGACTGAAGCAGCGATGTCGCTTGATCCACAACCGTCAGTCATTCTGGCGGACGCCATGAAACTGGAAGTGCCCATACCTTGTGAGTCAATCATTAAAGGTGATGCAAAAAGTTTGGCTATTGCTGCGGCCTCCATCTTGGCGAAGACGGGAAGAGATGCCATCATGGATGCATACGCTGAAACATATCCGGTGTACGGTTTTGCCAAACATGCCGGTTACGGAACGCCTGAACATGTCGAAGCCTTGCGAAAATATGGTCCTTGCCCAATTCACAGAAAAACGTTCGAACCTGTCAAATCTCTTCTCCAAGAAAGTCGCTGA
- the ylqF gene encoding ribosome biogenesis GTPase YlqF, which produces MTIQWFPGHMAKARREVTEKLKLVDIIFELVDARLPLSSRNPMIDQVIQQKPRLIILNKMDMADEVETKKWIRYFESEGTRAVAINSLEGKGLQLVTNASKEILTEKWDRMISKGIKPRAIRAMIVGIPNVGKSTLINRLSKKSLAKTGNMPGVTKAQQWIKVGKEIELLDTPGILWPKFEDPETGLKLAVTGAIKDSVIQMQELAIYALKFLEERYPERLKERYGLDSIDDEDIVQAFNHIAQRRHIATVNGEVNYEMVAEIIVRDIRNQHLGRVTFDYKDEMILDEEAN; this is translated from the coding sequence ATGACGATACAATGGTTTCCGGGACATATGGCGAAAGCGCGGAGAGAAGTTACAGAAAAGCTGAAACTGGTCGATATTATTTTCGAACTGGTTGATGCCAGATTGCCTTTATCTTCGCGAAATCCAATGATTGACCAAGTGATTCAACAAAAGCCGCGTCTGATCATTTTGAACAAAATGGACATGGCTGATGAAGTTGAAACAAAAAAATGGATTCGCTATTTTGAAAGCGAAGGAACACGAGCGGTGGCTATCAACTCCCTTGAAGGAAAAGGGTTGCAGCTCGTGACAAATGCATCAAAAGAAATATTGACAGAAAAATGGGATCGGATGATTTCAAAAGGCATAAAGCCGCGCGCTATCCGGGCTATGATCGTCGGCATCCCGAATGTCGGGAAATCGACGCTCATCAACCGCTTATCGAAGAAAAGCTTGGCGAAAACCGGCAACATGCCTGGAGTAACCAAGGCGCAGCAATGGATCAAGGTCGGGAAAGAAATAGAGCTATTAGACACACCAGGTATTCTATGGCCGAAGTTTGAAGATCCCGAAACCGGCTTGAAATTGGCGGTAACCGGCGCGATCAAAGATTCGGTGATTCAAATGCAGGAACTGGCGATTTATGCGCTGAAATTCCTCGAAGAAAGATACCCAGAACGCTTGAAAGAACGGTATGGCTTGGACAGCATCGACGATGAGGACATTGTCCAAGCATTCAATCACATCGCCCAGAGGCGCCATATCGCGACCGTTAATGGAGAAGTCAATTATGAAATGGTGGCTGAAATCATTGTACGGGATATCCGCAATCAACATCTTGGCCGCGTGACGTTTGACTATAAAGATGAAATGATCCTTGATGAAGAAGCCAATTGA
- the lepB gene encoding signal peptidase I translates to METEPKKKNEVWEWSKALLIAFGLAAIIRFFFFTPIVVDGESMMPTLEHGDRMIVNKIGYNIGEPDRFDIVVFHAPEEKDYIKRIIGLPGDHVAYEDDQLYINGEPVDEPYLDYYKEDITGTLTEDFTLEEIIGEETIPEGHVFVMGDNRRASKDSRMIGEVPIDEVIGSTSFVFWPMAEAGVVN, encoded by the coding sequence ATGGAAACAGAACCAAAGAAAAAAAACGAAGTGTGGGAATGGTCTAAAGCCTTGTTAATTGCCTTCGGACTTGCGGCAATTATCCGGTTTTTCTTTTTCACTCCAATTGTCGTCGACGGAGAATCGATGATGCCGACGCTAGAACACGGTGATCGAATGATCGTCAACAAAATTGGCTACAATATAGGTGAACCAGATCGGTTCGATATTGTTGTTTTTCATGCGCCTGAAGAAAAAGATTATATTAAACGGATTATTGGCTTGCCAGGAGATCATGTGGCGTATGAAGATGACCAGTTATATATAAATGGTGAACCGGTAGATGAACCGTATTTGGATTATTACAAAGAAGATATTACCGGAACATTGACAGAAGATTTTACATTAGAAGAAATTATCGGGGAAGAAACGATTCCTGAAGGGCACGTGTTTGTGATGGGAGATAACCGCAGAGCAAGCAAGGACAGCCGGATGATCGGTGAAGTACCGATAGATGAAGTGATAGGCAGTACGAGTTTTGTGTTTTGGCCAATGGCTGAAGCAGGGGTCGTTAATTAA
- the rplS gene encoding 50S ribosomal protein L19 has product MQNIISAITKEQIRTDLPDFRPGDTVRVHVKVVEGTRERIQMYEGVVIGRRGGGISETFTVRKISYGVGVERTFPVHTPKIAQLDVVRRGKVRRAKLYYLRDLRGKAARIKEIR; this is encoded by the coding sequence ATGCAAAACATTATTTCAGCAATCACTAAAGAACAAATTCGTACAGACCTACCGGACTTCCGTCCTGGTGATACTGTCCGCGTCCACGTTAAAGTTGTCGAGGGTACACGCGAACGTATTCAGATGTACGAAGGAGTCGTAATCGGTCGCCGTGGAGGCGGAATCAGTGAAACTTTCACTGTCCGCAAAATCTCTTATGGTGTTGGTGTTGAACGTACATTCCCTGTACACACACCAAAAATCGCACAACTTGATGTTGTCCGTCGTGGTAAAGTACGTCGTGCGAAACTGTACTACTTGCGTGATCTTCGCGGTAAAGCAGCTCGTATTAAAGAAATTCGATAA
- the trmD gene encoding tRNA (guanosine(37)-N1)-methyltransferase TrmD, translated as MNINVLSLFPPMFEGVFQQSIMKKAQEKNAVTLNVVDIREFANNKRQVDDYPFGGGAGMVLKPEPIFNAVESLTTAKKPRVILMCPQGERFTQQKAEELAGEEELVFICGHYEGYDERIREHLVTDEISIGDFVLTGGELAAMTIIDSVVRLLPGVLGNADSPVRDSFSTGLLEHPQYTRPADFRGWKVPAVLTSGNHAKVDQWREAQMLKRTLERRPDLIEQIELTAEQKKIIDELKKQKR; from the coding sequence ATGAATATAAATGTCCTCTCATTATTTCCACCCATGTTTGAAGGTGTCTTTCAACAATCGATCATGAAGAAAGCCCAGGAAAAAAATGCGGTGACTTTGAATGTCGTGGACATCCGAGAATTTGCCAATAATAAACGGCAAGTGGATGACTACCCATTCGGCGGCGGAGCCGGAATGGTCTTAAAACCGGAGCCGATTTTCAATGCTGTGGAGTCGCTGACTACTGCTAAAAAACCTCGGGTAATTTTAATGTGCCCGCAGGGAGAGCGTTTCACGCAACAAAAAGCGGAAGAGCTGGCGGGTGAAGAAGAACTGGTCTTTATTTGCGGTCATTATGAAGGCTATGATGAACGCATTCGCGAGCATTTGGTCACTGATGAAATTTCGATCGGCGATTTTGTTTTGACTGGCGGGGAACTGGCGGCCATGACGATTATCGACAGCGTTGTAAGACTGCTCCCAGGCGTCCTAGGCAACGCCGACTCGCCTGTTAGGGATTCGTTCTCGACGGGACTGTTAGAACACCCACAGTATACCCGTCCGGCTGATTTCCGCGGTTGGAAGGTGCCGGCTGTCTTAACGTCCGGCAATCACGCAAAAGTTGACCAGTGGCGCGAGGCGCAAATGCTCAAACGCACACTTGAACGCCGCCCGGATTTGATTGAGCAAATTGAGCTCACCGCTGAACAAAAGAAAATAATCGACGAGTTAAAAAAACAAAAAAGATAA
- the rimM gene encoding ribosome maturation factor RimM (Essential for efficient processing of 16S rRNA): MEWFNVGKIVNTHGIRGEVRVMSRTDFPEERFAIGTKLGLFKPDAKKPIMVKIASRRQHKNFELLTFEGYPNINDVVEFKDAYLRIAEHDLTDLEEGAFYHHEILGCTVYSTEGEEIGVISEILETGANDVWEVKPKKGKMHYIPYIEDVVKEIDIDEKKVVIEVLEGLLS; encoded by the coding sequence GTGGAATGGTTTAATGTAGGGAAAATCGTTAATACGCACGGCATCCGAGGCGAAGTCCGCGTCATGTCCCGCACCGATTTTCCAGAAGAACGTTTTGCGATCGGCACAAAATTAGGCCTTTTCAAACCGGATGCGAAAAAACCGATCATGGTCAAAATTGCCAGCCGCCGCCAGCACAAAAACTTTGAACTTCTGACATTCGAAGGATATCCAAATATCAACGATGTAGTTGAGTTCAAAGACGCTTATTTAAGAATTGCTGAACACGATTTAACGGATCTCGAAGAAGGCGCTTTTTACCATCATGAGATTTTGGGCTGCACGGTTTATTCAACAGAAGGCGAAGAAATCGGCGTCATCAGCGAAATTCTTGAAACAGGCGCTAACGATGTTTGGGAAGTTAAACCGAAAAAAGGGAAGATGCATTACATCCCTTATATCGAAGATGTGGTCAAAGAAATTGATATTGATGAGAAAAAAGTGGTCATTGAGGTACTGGAAGGTTTGTTGTCATAA
- a CDS encoding KH domain-containing protein: MKQLIETIVKPLVDYPEEVRVETDENASRIVYKLSVHSEDTGKVIGKQGRVAKAIRSIVYSAASNYHKKKTYLDIVD; the protein is encoded by the coding sequence ATGAAGCAGCTGATTGAGACCATTGTGAAACCGCTGGTTGATTATCCGGAAGAAGTTCGAGTTGAAACAGACGAAAATGCAAGCCGAATTGTCTACAAGCTTTCCGTGCATTCAGAAGATACAGGGAAAGTCATCGGTAAACAAGGACGCGTGGCGAAAGCCATTCGTTCGATAGTGTATTCAGCAGCCAGCAATTATCATAAGAAAAAAACGTATCTCGATATTGTGGATTGA
- the rpsP gene encoding 30S ribosomal protein S16 — MAVKIRLKRMGAKKSPFYRIVVADSRAPRDGRQIQTVGTYNPLTVPAEVKIDEELALKWLHDGAKPSDTVRNLFSQNGIMEKFHNDKLNK, encoded by the coding sequence ATGGCAGTAAAAATTCGTTTAAAACGTATGGGAGCTAAAAAGTCTCCTTTTTATCGTATCGTAGTAGCTGATTCACGTGCTCCACGTGACGGCCGTCAGATCCAAACAGTAGGTACTTACAACCCGCTAACAGTTCCAGCAGAAGTTAAAATCGACGAAGAATTAGCGTTGAAATGGCTTCATGATGGCGCGAAACCATCTGATACAGTACGCAACTTGTTTTCTCAAAACGGCATTATGGAGAAATTCCATAACGACAAATTAAACAAGTAA
- the ffh gene encoding signal recognition particle protein, producing MAFEGLAERLQGTIQRIKGKGKVSEADVKEMMREVRFALIEADVNLKVVKEFVKKVSERAVGQDVMDSLTPGQQVVKIVKDELTNLMGGEQSKIEFSTKQPTVIMMVGLQGAGKTTTSGKLAGMLRKKHNRKPLLVAADVYRPAAVQQLETIGKQLSLPVFSKGTDLSPVEISRQAIEYAKAEHLDTVIIDTAGRLHVDENLMQELKDIRALKEPDEIFLVVDAMTGQDAVNVAQNFNEAIGITGVVLTKLDGDTRGGAALSIRSVTDKPIKFVGMGEKMDALEAFYPERMASRILGMGDMLSLIEKAQTNVDEEKAKELEEKFRTSSFTFDDFLDQMNQVKQMGPLDEILKMLPGANKIKGIENAKVDESQMGRVEAIIHSMTKQEKTTPEIINSNRRKRIAKGSGTTIQDVNRLLKQFEDMKKMMKQMSGMANNKKGKKKMSMPGLDSLFK from the coding sequence ATGGCATTTGAAGGTTTAGCCGAACGCCTGCAAGGCACCATCCAACGGATCAAAGGAAAAGGGAAAGTGTCTGAAGCAGACGTCAAAGAAATGATGCGCGAAGTCCGTTTTGCGTTAATCGAAGCGGACGTCAACTTAAAAGTAGTAAAAGAATTCGTCAAAAAAGTTAGCGAACGGGCTGTCGGCCAAGACGTTATGGACAGTTTGACGCCTGGCCAGCAAGTTGTAAAAATCGTTAAAGATGAACTGACAAACTTGATGGGCGGGGAACAAAGCAAGATTGAGTTTTCCACTAAACAGCCAACTGTCATCATGATGGTCGGTTTGCAAGGGGCCGGTAAAACGACGACTTCCGGCAAATTAGCAGGCATGCTGCGCAAAAAACATAACCGTAAACCGCTTCTGGTAGCGGCTGACGTTTACCGTCCGGCAGCTGTCCAGCAATTGGAAACAATCGGCAAACAATTATCGCTCCCGGTATTTTCAAAAGGGACGGATTTGTCTCCTGTCGAGATTTCACGTCAGGCGATTGAATACGCAAAAGCCGAACATTTGGATACGGTCATTATCGATACTGCCGGACGCCTTCACGTCGACGAAAATTTGATGCAGGAACTGAAAGACATCCGCGCATTGAAAGAACCGGATGAAATTTTCTTGGTGGTCGATGCCATGACTGGGCAAGATGCTGTCAACGTGGCGCAAAACTTCAACGAAGCAATTGGCATTACAGGCGTCGTCTTGACGAAATTGGACGGCGATACGCGAGGCGGAGCTGCGCTTTCCATCCGATCTGTTACGGATAAACCGATTAAATTTGTCGGGATGGGCGAAAAAATGGATGCACTCGAAGCGTTTTATCCAGAACGTATGGCTTCGCGTATTCTTGGCATGGGCGATATGCTGTCACTGATTGAAAAAGCGCAGACCAATGTCGATGAAGAGAAAGCGAAAGAACTGGAAGAAAAGTTCCGGACTTCTTCGTTTACATTTGATGACTTTTTGGATCAAATGAACCAAGTCAAACAAATGGGTCCGCTTGATGAGATTTTAAAAATGCTTCCGGGCGCCAATAAAATCAAAGGCATTGAAAATGCCAAAGTGGACGAAAGCCAGATGGGCCGTGTCGAAGCCATCATCCATTCTATGACGAAGCAAGAGAAAACAACGCCTGAAATCATTAACTCCAATCGGCGAAAACGCATCGCAAAAGGTTCTGGAACTACAATTCAGGACGTCAACCGTTTGCTGAAGCAATTTGAAGATATGAAGAAAATGATGAAGCAAATGTCAGGCATGGCAAACAACAAAAAAGGCAAGAAAAAGATGTCTATGCCTGGTTTAGATTCGCTATTTAAATAA
- a CDS encoding putative DNA-binding protein, with protein MGLEKTTRMNYLFDFYQELLTPKQRSYMMLYYLDDHSLGEIAEEYNITRQAVYDNIRRTEAMLEEYEDKLRLFEKFQKRQQLVATFENEPFTDERVRKFLDQLKEWD; from the coding sequence ATGGGATTGGAAAAGACGACACGTATGAACTATTTATTCGATTTCTATCAGGAATTGCTGACGCCTAAACAGCGCAGTTATATGATGCTTTATTATTTGGACGACCATTCTTTAGGGGAAATCGCTGAAGAATACAACATCACACGCCAAGCGGTATATGACAATATCCGCCGGACAGAAGCGATGCTCGAGGAATATGAAGACAAATTGCGGTTGTTCGAAAAGTTTCAGAAGCGGCAGCAATTGGTTGCCACGTTTGAAAATGAGCCGTTTACTGATGAGCGGGTCCGGAAGTTTCTGGACCAATTAAAAGAATGGGATTAG
- the ftsY gene encoding signal recognition particle-docking protein FtsY, whose amino-acid sequence MSFFKKLKDKFSGNQEAEESTEKYKEGLTKTRTGFTSKINDLVAKYRKVDEDFFEELEEILLQADVGFETVMELMDQLRFEVQRKNVKDTSNVQSVISEKLVEIYQSGEEEINELKFADDLTVILFVGVNGVGKTTSIAKLAHRLKNEGKTVLLAAGDTFRAGAIEQLDIWGQRVGVDVIKQSEGSDPAAVMYDAVRAAKSRGVDVLICDTAGRLQNKVNLMNELEKVHRVIAREIPGAPHEVLLALDATTGQNALIQAQTFKEVTDVTGIVLTKLDGTAKGGIVLAIRSKLKIPVKFVGLGEQMDDLQPFDPQKYVYGLFAEGLDKEEALESAEADK is encoded by the coding sequence ATGAGTTTCTTTAAAAAATTAAAAGATAAATTCTCGGGAAACCAAGAAGCTGAAGAGTCAACAGAGAAATACAAAGAAGGGCTCACCAAAACCCGTACAGGCTTCACTTCGAAAATCAACGACCTTGTTGCAAAGTACCGCAAAGTGGATGAAGATTTTTTCGAAGAGCTTGAGGAAATTCTGCTTCAGGCGGACGTTGGCTTTGAAACGGTCATGGAATTGATGGACCAATTGCGTTTTGAAGTGCAGCGCAAAAATGTCAAAGACACATCGAATGTCCAATCGGTCATTTCCGAGAAATTGGTGGAAATCTACCAGTCAGGCGAAGAGGAAATCAACGAATTGAAGTTTGCCGATGACCTGACGGTTATTTTATTTGTTGGTGTCAACGGTGTCGGTAAAACAACATCAATTGCCAAATTGGCGCATCGCTTGAAAAATGAAGGAAAAACAGTGCTGCTGGCAGCCGGCGATACGTTCCGTGCCGGTGCCATCGAACAATTGGATATTTGGGGCCAGCGCGTAGGCGTTGATGTCATTAAACAAAGCGAAGGCTCAGATCCTGCTGCCGTCATGTACGACGCTGTACGTGCTGCTAAATCGCGCGGTGTGGACGTCTTGATCTGTGATACAGCGGGACGCCTGCAAAACAAAGTCAACTTGATGAATGAGCTGGAAAAAGTCCATCGCGTGATTGCGCGTGAAATTCCAGGCGCGCCGCATGAAGTGCTGCTGGCACTTGATGCAACAACCGGCCAAAACGCGCTTATCCAAGCTCAGACGTTTAAAGAAGTGACTGACGTTACAGGAATTGTATTGACGAAATTGGATGGGACAGCAAAAGGCGGAATCGTGCTGGCCATCCGCAGTAAATTGAAAATCCCAGTGAAGTTTGTTGGCCTCGGCGAGCAAATGGACGACTTGCAGCCGTTCGATCCGCAAAAATATGTATACGGATTGTTTGCGGAAGGACTGGATAAGGAAGAAGCACTTGAAAGTGCAGAAGCAGACAAGTAA